One stretch of Cedecea neteri DNA includes these proteins:
- the ptrA gene encoding pitrilysin → MPKCSTWFTALFLFVALWAPFSQADNGWQPIQDTIRKSEKDPRQYQAIRLDNGMTVLLVSDPQAVKSLSALVVPVGSLEDPDAHLGLAHFLEHMTLMGSKKYPDPDSLSEYLKKHGGSHNASTATYRTAFYLEVENDALDGAVDRLADAIAEPNLAAQYAERERNAVNAELTMARARDGMRMAQVSAETINPAHPGSRFSGGNLETLRDKPGSKLLDALVTFRNKYYSANLMKAVIYSNKPLPELARIAAETYGRVPNKNIEKPVIDVPVVTDAQKGIFIHYVPVMPRKVVRVEFRIDNDSDKFRSKTDELIGYLIGNRSHDTLSDWLQKQGLAESVRADSDPMVTGNSGVFAISVSLTDKGLANRDQVVAAVFSYLNQLRAKGIDKRYFDELAHVLDLDFRYPSITRDMDYIEWLADTMLRVPVAHTLDAANLADQYDPDAIKARLDMMTPQNARVWFISPQEPHNKTAYFVDAPYEVDKIPAQTFADWQQKADAIKLELPQLNPYIPDDFTLYKPEKQYEHPELLIHEPDLRVVYMPSRYFGNEPKADVTLVLRNPQVMDSAKNQVLFAINDYLAGIALDELSNQASVGGISFSSNANSGLMINANGYTQRLPQLFEALLKGYFSYTPTQEQLDQAKSWYAQMMDSAEKGKAFEQAISPVQMVSQVPYFERSTRRALLPELTLKDVLDYRARLKTNSRPEFMVIGNMSPEQTKRLAENVKAQLAPKGGEWCRNDDVLIDKQHLAMFEKAGSSTDSALAAVYVPKGYNEATSTAYGSMLGQIIQPWFYNQLRTQEQLGYAVFAFPMSIGRQWGVGFLLQSSDKQPAYLYQRFKAFYPVIEKKLRGMSDAEFAQIQQGMIAQMQQAPQTLAEEASQLSKDFDRRNMAFDSRDKVIAEIKKLTPQKLADFFHQAVIAPQGMAVLSQISGSHNGKADYAAPKGWKTWEGARSLQQTLPLVSEK, encoded by the coding sequence ATGCCTAAATGCAGCACCTGGTTTACCGCGCTTTTCTTGTTCGTTGCTCTTTGGGCACCTTTCAGTCAGGCAGATAACGGATGGCAACCGATTCAGGACACCATCCGTAAAAGTGAAAAAGATCCTCGTCAGTATCAGGCTATTCGTTTAGATAACGGTATGACCGTGCTGTTGGTTTCCGATCCGCAGGCGGTGAAATCGCTCTCTGCGCTGGTGGTGCCCGTCGGCTCGCTGGAAGATCCTGATGCCCATCTCGGGCTTGCTCACTTCCTCGAACACATGACGCTAATGGGCTCCAAAAAATACCCGGACCCGGATAGCCTGTCTGAGTACCTCAAAAAACACGGCGGCAGCCACAACGCCAGCACCGCGACCTACCGCACCGCGTTTTATCTGGAAGTGGAAAACGATGCGCTCGACGGGGCCGTGGACCGCCTGGCTGACGCGATTGCGGAGCCTAACCTTGCGGCACAGTATGCCGAACGTGAGCGTAATGCGGTCAATGCCGAGCTGACGATGGCCCGCGCGCGCGACGGGATGCGTATGGCGCAGGTCAGCGCCGAAACGATCAACCCCGCTCACCCTGGTTCGCGTTTCTCCGGCGGTAATCTTGAAACCCTGCGTGATAAACCCGGCAGTAAGTTGCTTGATGCGCTGGTGACGTTCAGGAATAAATACTATTCCGCAAACCTGATGAAGGCCGTTATCTACAGCAACAAGCCCTTGCCTGAGCTGGCGAGGATTGCCGCTGAAACCTATGGTCGCGTACCCAATAAAAACATCGAAAAACCGGTTATCGACGTGCCGGTGGTGACCGACGCGCAAAAAGGGATTTTTATCCACTATGTGCCGGTGATGCCGCGTAAGGTGGTTCGGGTTGAATTTCGCATTGATAACGATAGCGATAAATTCCGCAGTAAAACCGATGAACTTATCGGCTACCTGATTGGCAACCGCAGCCACGATACGCTGTCAGACTGGCTGCAAAAGCAGGGGCTTGCCGAGAGCGTGCGGGCTGATTCTGACCCGATGGTTACCGGCAATAGCGGCGTCTTTGCTATTTCCGTGTCGCTGACGGACAAAGGTCTGGCCAACCGTGATCAGGTGGTTGCGGCGGTATTCAGCTATCTCAATCAGCTGCGTGCTAAGGGGATCGACAAGCGTTATTTTGATGAGCTGGCCCACGTGCTGGATCTCGATTTCCGCTACCCGTCCATCACCCGTGATATGGACTATATCGAATGGCTGGCGGACACCATGCTGCGCGTCCCGGTTGCCCATACTCTTGATGCGGCTAACCTTGCCGACCAGTACGATCCTGATGCGATTAAAGCGCGTCTGGACATGATGACGCCGCAAAATGCCCGCGTGTGGTTTATCAGCCCGCAGGAGCCGCACAATAAAACGGCCTATTTCGTCGATGCGCCTTATGAAGTGGACAAAATTCCTGCGCAGACCTTTGCCGACTGGCAGCAGAAGGCAGATGCCATCAAGCTTGAGCTGCCTCAGCTGAACCCCTACATTCCCGACGACTTCACGCTTTATAAGCCGGAGAAGCAGTACGAGCATCCTGAGCTGCTGATACACGAGCCGGATCTGCGCGTGGTGTATATGCCCAGCCGCTATTTTGGCAACGAGCCAAAAGCGGACGTGACCCTTGTGCTGCGTAATCCGCAGGTGATGGACAGCGCGAAGAATCAGGTGCTGTTTGCCATCAACGATTATCTGGCGGGCATCGCGCTTGATGAGCTGAGCAATCAGGCATCGGTCGGGGGCATCAGTTTCTCTTCAAACGCCAATAGCGGATTGATGATCAACGCCAACGGCTATACCCAACGCTTGCCGCAGCTGTTTGAGGCGTTGCTGAAGGGCTACTTTAGCTATACGCCAACGCAGGAACAGCTGGATCAGGCGAAGTCCTGGTATGCGCAGATGATGGACTCGGCGGAAAAAGGCAAAGCTTTTGAGCAGGCTATTTCGCCGGTGCAGATGGTTTCGCAGGTGCCTTATTTTGAGCGTAGTACCCGCCGCGCACTGCTGCCTGAATTGACGCTGAAAGACGTGCTTGATTACCGTGCGCGGCTGAAAACCAACTCCCGGCCTGAATTTATGGTTATCGGCAACATGTCTCCAGAGCAGACCAAACGGCTGGCGGAAAACGTCAAAGCGCAGCTGGCACCGAAGGGCGGCGAATGGTGCCGCAATGATGATGTGCTGATCGATAAGCAGCATCTGGCGATGTTTGAAAAGGCCGGAAGCAGCACGGACTCAGCGCTGGCGGCGGTTTATGTACCAAAAGGCTATAACGAAGCGACCAGCACGGCCTATGGCTCAATGCTGGGGCAAATTATTCAGCCATGGTTCTATAATCAGCTGAGAACGCAGGAACAGCTAGGCTACGCGGTATTTGCTTTCCCGATGTCCATTGGCCGCCAGTGGGGGGTGGGTTTCCTGCTGCAAAGCAGCGACAAGCAACCAGCCTATCTGTATCAGCGATTTAAGGCGTTTTATCCGGTTATCGAGAAAAAGCTGCGCGGCATGAGCGACGCCGAGTTTGCCCAAATCCAGCAGGGGATGATTGCCCAGATGCAGCAGGCACCGCAAACCCTTGCGGAAGAGGCATCGCAGCTGAGCAAAGATTTCGATCGCCGAAACATGGCGTTTGATTCCCGTGATAAAGTGATCGCCGAAATTAAGAAATTAACGCCGCAGAAGCTGGCTGATTTCTTCCACCAGGCGGTGATAGCTCCCCAGGGGATGGCGGTGCTGTCACAAATTTCCGGCAGCCATAACGGCAAAGCAGACTATGCGGCACCAAAAGGGTGGAAAACCTGGGAGGGGGCACGCAGTCTGCAGCAGACGTTACCACTAGTAAGCGAGAAATAA
- the recB gene encoding exodeoxyribonuclease V subunit beta, which yields MTDVTAQPLDPLSLPLFGERLIEASAGTGKTFTIAALYLRLLLGLGEENAFPRPLGVEELLVVTFTEAATEELRGRIRANIHELRIACIRNRSKNPLIQSLLAQIADKQLAARTLLLAEQQMDEAAIFTIHGFCQRMLSLNAFESGMLFEQQLLEDESVLRRHACADFWRRHCYPLPKPVAQAMSEAWSGPEALLRDINSWLQGEQPQLKQPPADDETLLARHEKIIAAIDGVKAQWRAAAGELASLIGDSGVDKRSYSSKHLPNWLEIVGQWAQLETTSYQLPDALAKFAQSTLEEKTRKGEVPRHSLFNAIDALLAEPLTLRDLVIARAMAEIRYIVQQEKRRRGELGFDDMLSRLDESLHQPGGDALAAAIRGRFPVAMIDEFQDTDPQQYRIFRRLYIRQQDTALLLIGDPKQAIYAFRGADIFTYMKARHEVSAHYSLDTNWRSAPAMIHGVNTLFQQVENPFLFRQIPFLPVKSAPRNGGLRFTVHGESQAAVKMWLQPGEGVGVSDYQQAMATQCARQIRDWLTAGQRGDALLWRGDDSRPLRASDMTILVRSRGEAAIVRDALGALNIPSVYLSNRDSVFATVEARELLWLLQAVLTPEIETAMRSTIATGMLGLDALTIEALNKDELAWDNLVEEFFGYREQWLKRGVMPMLRALIGARNIAENLLATPGGERRLTDILHISELLQEASAEMESEHALVRWLAQRIAEPDSNASSQQLRLESDKHLVQVVTIHKSKGLEYPLVWLPFVANYRPQSSGLYHDRTTFTSLLDLSNDAESLGLAEEERLAEDLRLLYVALTRSVWHCSLGVAPLFRGSRAKKGNSDLHLSALGYLLQKGEALDAEGLRQALDVLKSEAIDVETLPPGEDSPWQLVSSALPELAARQLKRRIADNWRVTSYSGLQQHGSSRVLDLVPRLDVDAVGEAPEQSEPSLTPHTFPRGASPGTFLHSLFEEVDFTQPVDSEKTAQQLLANGFGSEWCPVVSRWLEEVLAAPLNDTGVALNLLPSKEKQVELEFYLPIDHELQAPALDALIRRYDSLSAGCPPLDFRQVKGMLKGFIDLVFRWEGRYYLLDYKSNWLGEDSSAYTRQAMAQAMQSHRYDLQYQLYTLALHRYLRHRMAGYDYQQHFGGVIYLFLRGVEQGKPEQGIFSTRPDIKLIDAMDALFAGTAEEMGQ from the coding sequence ATGACCGATGTAACCGCGCAGCCCCTTGATCCTTTAAGTTTGCCGCTGTTTGGTGAACGGTTGATAGAAGCCTCCGCGGGTACCGGTAAAACCTTTACCATCGCCGCGCTTTACCTGCGGCTGCTGCTGGGGTTGGGGGAAGAGAATGCTTTCCCTCGCCCGCTCGGCGTAGAAGAACTGCTGGTGGTGACCTTTACCGAAGCGGCCACGGAAGAACTGCGTGGCCGTATTCGGGCCAATATCCACGAATTGCGTATCGCCTGCATACGTAATCGAAGCAAAAACCCACTAATTCAGAGCCTGCTTGCCCAGATTGCGGACAAGCAGCTTGCTGCCCGTACCCTGCTGTTAGCCGAGCAGCAAATGGATGAGGCCGCTATTTTCACCATCCACGGCTTTTGCCAGCGGATGCTCAGCCTGAATGCTTTTGAGTCCGGCATGCTGTTTGAACAGCAGCTTCTCGAAGATGAGTCCGTGCTGCGCCGCCACGCCTGCGCAGACTTCTGGCGCCGTCACTGTTATCCGCTGCCAAAACCGGTGGCTCAGGCAATGAGTGAAGCGTGGTCGGGGCCGGAAGCGCTCCTGCGGGACATCAACAGCTGGCTCCAGGGCGAGCAGCCGCAGCTCAAACAGCCGCCGGCCGATGACGAAACGCTGCTGGCCCGCCATGAAAAGATAATCGCCGCTATCGACGGGGTAAAAGCCCAGTGGCGAGCTGCCGCAGGTGAGCTGGCGAGCCTGATTGGCGATTCTGGCGTGGATAAGCGCAGCTACAGCAGCAAACATTTACCGAACTGGCTGGAGATTGTGGGCCAGTGGGCACAGCTGGAAACGACCAGCTATCAGCTCCCTGACGCGCTGGCTAAGTTTGCACAAAGCACGCTGGAAGAAAAAACCAGGAAAGGTGAAGTGCCCCGGCACAGCCTGTTCAATGCAATAGACGCCCTGCTGGCCGAGCCGCTGACCCTGCGCGACCTGGTGATAGCCAGGGCGATGGCCGAAATTCGCTACATCGTGCAGCAGGAAAAACGCCGCCGCGGTGAGCTGGGCTTTGACGATATGCTGAGCCGGCTCGATGAGTCTTTGCATCAGCCCGGTGGCGATGCTTTAGCTGCGGCTATCCGTGGGCGTTTTCCGGTGGCGATGATCGATGAATTCCAGGATACCGACCCGCAGCAGTACCGCATCTTCCGCCGGCTGTATATCAGGCAGCAGGACACCGCACTGTTGCTGATTGGCGACCCGAAGCAGGCGATTTATGCTTTCCGCGGCGCTGATATTTTTACCTACATGAAAGCACGCCATGAGGTGAGCGCCCACTACTCGTTGGACACCAACTGGCGCTCGGCTCCGGCGATGATCCACGGCGTGAACACGCTGTTCCAGCAGGTCGAGAATCCGTTCTTATTCCGTCAGATCCCGTTCCTGCCCGTCAAGTCAGCGCCGCGCAACGGCGGCCTGCGGTTTACCGTCCATGGTGAAAGCCAGGCTGCGGTAAAAATGTGGCTCCAGCCGGGCGAAGGTGTCGGTGTAAGTGATTACCAACAAGCGATGGCCACGCAGTGCGCCCGGCAAATTCGCGACTGGCTAACCGCCGGGCAGCGGGGCGACGCGCTGCTTTGGCGAGGGGATGACTCCCGCCCGCTCAGGGCATCGGATATGACGATTCTGGTGCGCAGCCGTGGCGAGGCGGCCATCGTGCGCGATGCTCTTGGCGCGCTCAATATTCCTTCGGTGTACCTCTCAAACCGTGATTCGGTGTTTGCAACCGTAGAGGCACGCGAGCTGCTGTGGCTGCTGCAGGCGGTATTAACGCCTGAAATTGAAACCGCCATGCGCAGCACCATTGCGACGGGCATGTTGGGGCTGGATGCGCTGACTATTGAGGCGCTGAACAAAGACGAGCTAGCCTGGGACAACCTGGTTGAAGAGTTTTTCGGCTACCGCGAACAGTGGCTGAAGCGCGGCGTGATGCCGATGCTAAGAGCACTGATCGGCGCGAGAAATATTGCTGAAAACCTGCTGGCCACGCCGGGCGGAGAGCGCCGGCTGACGGATATCCTGCACATCAGCGAGCTTCTGCAGGAAGCCTCGGCAGAAATGGAAAGCGAGCACGCGCTGGTGCGCTGGCTGGCGCAACGTATTGCCGAGCCGGACAGCAATGCCTCCAGCCAGCAGCTGCGTCTGGAAAGCGATAAACATCTGGTGCAGGTGGTGACCATCCACAAATCCAAAGGGCTGGAGTACCCGCTGGTCTGGCTGCCGTTCGTGGCCAACTATCGCCCGCAGAGCAGCGGCCTGTATCACGATCGAACCACTTTTACCTCGCTGCTGGATTTAAGCAATGATGCGGAAAGCCTTGGGCTTGCCGAAGAAGAGCGCCTGGCCGAGGATCTCCGGTTGCTGTATGTGGCGCTGACCCGCTCCGTCTGGCACTGCAGCCTGGGCGTGGCGCCGCTGTTCCGTGGTTCCCGGGCAAAAAAAGGCAACAGCGACTTGCACCTCAGCGCGCTGGGCTATTTGCTGCAAAAAGGCGAAGCGCTTGATGCCGAAGGGCTTCGTCAGGCGCTGGACGTCCTCAAGAGCGAAGCCATTGACGTTGAAACGCTGCCTCCGGGTGAGGATTCTCCGTGGCAGCTGGTCTCCAGCGCGTTGCCTGAACTTGCCGCTCGCCAGCTTAAACGGCGAATTGCCGATAACTGGCGCGTGACCAGCTACTCCGGGCTGCAGCAGCACGGCAGCAGCCGGGTGCTGGATTTGGTGCCACGTCTTGACGTGGATGCCGTGGGGGAAGCGCCGGAGCAAAGTGAGCCGTCACTTACGCCGCATACATTCCCGCGCGGGGCTTCACCAGGCACTTTCCTGCACAGCCTGTTTGAAGAGGTTGATTTTACCCAGCCGGTAGATAGCGAGAAAACGGCACAGCAGCTGCTTGCCAACGGATTTGGCAGCGAATGGTGCCCGGTGGTTAGCCGCTGGCTGGAAGAGGTGCTCGCCGCGCCGCTCAATGACACCGGGGTTGCGCTGAATCTGCTTCCGTCGAAGGAAAAACAGGTTGAGCTGGAGTTTTATTTACCGATCGACCATGAGCTGCAGGCTCCTGCGCTGGACGCGTTGATTCGCCGTTACGATTCGCTTTCCGCCGGTTGTCCGCCTTTGGACTTCCGCCAGGTGAAGGGGATGCTGAAGGGGTTTATCGACCTGGTATTCCGCTGGGAAGGGCGTTATTACCTGCTGGACTACAAATCTAACTGGCTGGGCGAAGACAGCAGCGCCTACACCCGGCAAGCCATGGCTCAGGCGATGCAGTCCCACCGCTATGACCTGCAGTACCAGCTCTATACGCTGGCGCTGCACCGATACCTGCGTCATCGCATGGCAGGTTATGACTACCAGCAGCACTTCGGCGGGGTAATTTATCTGTTCCTGCGCGGCGTGGAGCAGGGCAAACCTGAGCAGGGTATTTTTTCTACGCGCCCGGACATCAAGCTGATTGATGCGATGGACGCGCTCTTTGCCGGGACAGCAGAGGAGATGGGCCAGTGA